The genomic interval ATTTATCAACGGATTCTGTGAAATTCGCCTTGCGGAGTTCTCTGAACGCTTCAGCGAGGTAATCAACCACAAAGCCATAGTGATCAGTGAACATCTCCGCGGACATCTTTGCTATTTCCCACCCTGGAAGATAGAAATGCAATCTATCTATTAAGGCCGGATCTTTGAGTCCGTCAGGAAATGGTTGAAATAGATGGCTCGATTTGACTAGAATGTCAACTGGCTGATTAATGTTTCCTAACATACAAACACTTGCTTTTGCAGATATCTCTTCCCGGCCACGACTGAAAGAGCCAGATTCAAGATAATCCTTCATGATATCCACGACATAGTTATCATCAAGGTTAATCCCGCCTACCTCATCAAACGCAACCACATCCCAAAGTCCTACCAACCCAACCTTTCTGGTGCTCATGTTGTAAAACATGTTTGCTACCGTTGTTTTTCCGCCACTAATTAAAATGGCATAGGGTGTTGTCTCTCTGTATACAAAGGACTTCCCTGTACCTCGTGGCCCTAATTCAACAAAATTATAGTTTGTTTCGACCATCGGGATGAGTCTTGATAAGTAGAGCCGCTTAATACGTTTGTCCATTCCCGCTGGTTCCAGGCCTATAGAACGAATCAGAAGATCAATCCATTCTTCTGTTGTGAACCCGGAACGCCCAGCCAGATACTCATTGTGATCATACGAAGCAAGCTGAATCGGATTAATTTTCGTTATCCAGAAAGGACTTCTTTTACCCCTCTGTTCCTCATCGTAGCGATAAATCATTTCAACCTGTGCCCAGATACCGCCTTCAAGAAGCCGTTCATATTGTTTTACAAAGTTATCTGGAATATGGATTTGAGTATTGCTGAAATTCACAAGCTCTGCCCAGTATTTATCCTCGCTGGCGAGAAGCCGGACTTTTACCTTATCAATGAAGGTGTAGCTCCCCTTCTCTTTTACCCATGATTGTGCCTTATTAGCTTCATCTGGATTAATGAAGTTTTTTGCCAGAGTATTATTAACCAGGCGTAGCCCTGACTCAATTGCCTGTGTGTCGTCTGTTGCGCAGTATTTTCCCAGCAAAAACTCAAGCACATAGACAGGCACATTCGCGCCAACCTTCACCTTCCTTACGAGGTCTTTGCGAACAACTTTACCTCCAAAAAACTCATTTGTTTTTTTGTCAAGGATTGCCATGTGTATTCCCTCTAAATAATTAGGTTGACTACTATATTTTCTAGCCGCGCAAGTTCCACCAATGTTTCAGCATCCACTAAAACCAAATATAGAACATTCTGAGCAGGTTCTCCCGTAAGCATTATTGTCACGAGGTTTGGTTTGTTCTGTTCCAAAATGATGTCCTTTGTTCCATCTTCGTATCCATATACTGCATGAACTGCCTCACCTACATCATTCTTGCCAGATTTTACCGCCACTCGTACCCGTTTCTTTGTTTCCGAAGTTCCCAGAAGTTTCCGTTTAGCAGGCGATTTCCAAACAAGCTGTACAGAGAAAAGCCTGTTCGTGATTTTTGCTTTTTCCAAAATTATCTTGATTTCTGGCGCCGTTGGTAACGGTACAACTTCAGTTTTAGTGATTTTGATGATTGGAACAACCATCTCTTGTAACGATATTCCGCCATGGAAATACGGATTCTCTGGTCCTTTAACCATAAAACATGCGATTCTACGTGGGAATACCAAATCGTAATTGCCAGAGAGTCCAACATCGCTTTCTTTAAAACGTATATACGCATTACTTGCCTGTCCGCCATTCCCAATCCATGCTCTACGATGAAGTGCGAGTTCTTCTCCGCCTGGTTTCTGTATCTTATTGCTTGGTTCGATTTCGTCTAGAAATATATAACCATGATCAGCAGTAACTATAAAGGTATCAACACCCAGTACCGATAAATTCACTATGGCTCTGCGAATCTGCTCTAAAATGTCCTGCATGGTTCGATGTGCCAGCGTTGTATTCCCCCGTTCACATATCTCATCGATTTCCTGTGAAGTAACCAATATAAAATTGCTTGCGGCAATCTGATCTTTAAGTTTTTTACGTGGTTTCTGAAGCGCCTCAATTTTTACCTCAACAACTTGTCCTTTTAAGTTTTTTGTCAGATAGTTTACTCTATCCTGCCGCGTAGTAATTATAGTATCACCGCACCTAACCGCCAATTTACCTTTGTTCTCCAGAATAGCAAAGTTTTCTTCTGCACCGGGGAGAAGGGATGCCATTCCCATTTCCGTAATTCCTGGGATTGTTGCGATAGCCGGTTTCAATTCGCTGTGAAAATCTGGCCCAAATCCCGATACAAGTTCCGCGGCCATTTCATAGCGCAGTGCATCTACCCAGATATATGCTATCTTATGCTTACCAACTAGTGGCTTAACTTCCCTGCTAAAAGTATCGCGTTGAAGTTGAAAACCAAAGCCAAATTCCGGGAATTCTGAATCCTGTAAAAATTCTGCCAGATCACCAGCCATGTTTGTATAAAATTGCCGTGCTTTGGCAATGACCTTTTCAATTGGGCTGTTTTCGTCCGAGAGATCTATATTATATCGCTCATATCTATGTTCCAGTTCACGATGAAACCTATCCAACTCATACCATGGTAAAGTAGTTCTGCAATAATTCTTAATCAAGTCTTTGGGTAAATATTTTTTACCTTTAAGTTCTTTTTTTATATCCCCGGTTTTGATACAAATACTAACGACGGTCTCCAGGATACTCCATTTCAACATAAGCGTTTCTTCGGTACGCGGCCAAAATGAATCTTTTTGCGCATCAACTAATTGAGTAGCTTGAAGTAAAGCATTTTCTAAAATGAGTTTACAAGCCCAATCTATTAGCTTGCTTTCTGTTGATAAAAATGTCTGGGATTTGACAAGCTTTTCAGGTGGGATAGAGAATGCCGCAACATTGCATTTCTGATCAACCATCTTTGACACGTCAACATAAGAATCCTTATGCTCAATATCGCTTCGCCATCGCTGGGCAAGTTTTGATGTATTTTGCTTATGCGATTCCAGTGAAGGAATGTCCATTTGTGATATTACTGATGGAATGCCATCATCATCAATGTTGTTTACTAAATCTCCTAGCAATACATACCGAACGAACCTTTCCCTGGTCTTGTCAGGAATCTTATCTGTCGTGTCAAAGCCGAATGAGTTTTTGAGAATTGCCTGAAGTTCCTGTATTGCGTTTTTTTTGACGATATTGTCATCAATTTCCGGTTTTGTTAGAAATAGGTAAGCAATCTCTACCGGATCAATA from Candidatus Kuenenia stuttgartiensis carries:
- the brxL gene encoding protease Lon-related BREX system protein BrxL; the encoded protein is MAILDKKTNEFFGGKVVRKDLVRKVKVGANVPVYVLEFLLGKYCATDDTQAIESGLRLVNNTLAKNFINPDEANKAQSWVKEKGSYTFIDKVKVRLLASEDKYWAELVNFSNTQIHIPDNFVKQYERLLEGGIWAQVEMIYRYDEEQRGKRSPFWITKINPIQLASYDHNEYLAGRSGFTTEEWIDLLIRSIGLEPAGMDKRIKRLYLSRLIPMVETNYNFVELGPRGTGKSFVYRETTPYAILISGGKTTVANMFYNMSTRKVGLVGLWDVVAFDEVGGINLDDNYVVDIMKDYLESGSFSRGREEISAKASVCMLGNINQPVDILVKSSHLFQPFPDGLKDPALIDRLHFYLPGWEIAKMSAEMFTDHYGFVVDYLAEAFRELRKANFTESVDKYFALGTHLNARDSKAVRKTVSGFLKLLHPNGEFIKEELEEYLKIALECRRRVKEQLKKMLSYEYSHTSFSYIDQEIREERFVGVPEEGGRDLISTDPLPPGSAYTTFVGTDGRAALYRIEVGISAGTGKLKSSGGLSKSMKDSLSRAFDYLKSHKVEFGIGRDIDTTDFHVEGVDLLNTNIDCQIGVAFFVAMYSALKKRPLRSATLVLGDLSIQGNIKPLPSLNEPLQVGMDNGARRACIPIENKRHFFDVPADVVERVDPIFYGEPMVAAQKVMDD
- a CDS encoding PglZ domain-containing protein; this encodes MGKITDYLQELITKQVKDFGIVVWYDPEKHYQGIVKTLNTGAKLFNFNDSFFELKYQLEPMLDGITPPKILVYVAKERSETDNALIEIEKAGCVLEPGHPSINQNTRLEVVARAVLKPIMPDAAENICKQIASGSLTYDDVEGIAEHGAEIGSGTVKLIFGSIDPVEIAYLFLTKPEIDDNIVKKNAIQELQAILKNSFGFDTTDKIPDKTRERFVRYVLLGDLVNNIDDDGIPSVISQMDIPSLESHKQNTSKLAQRWRSDIEHKDSYVDVSKMVDQKCNVAAFSIPPEKLVKSQTFLSTESKLIDWACKLILENALLQATQLVDAQKDSFWPRTEETLMLKWSILETVVSICIKTGDIKKELKGKKYLPKDLIKNYCRTTLPWYELDRFHRELEHRYERYNIDLSDENSPIEKVIAKARQFYTNMAGDLAEFLQDSEFPEFGFGFQLQRDTFSREVKPLVGKHKIAYIWVDALRYEMAAELVSGFGPDFHSELKPAIATIPGITEMGMASLLPGAEENFAILENKGKLAVRCGDTIITTRQDRVNYLTKNLKGQVVEVKIEALQKPRKKLKDQIAASNFILVTSQEIDEICERGNTTLAHRTMQDILEQIRRAIVNLSVLGVDTFIVTADHGYIFLDEIEPSNKIQKPGGEELALHRRAWIGNGGQASNAYIRFKESDVGLSGNYDLVFPRRIACFMVKGPENPYFHGGISLQEMVVPIIKITKTEVVPLPTAPEIKIILEKAKITNRLFSVQLVWKSPAKRKLLGTSETKKRVRVAVKSGKNDVGEAVHAVYGYEDGTKDIILEQNKPNLVTIMLTGEPAQNVLYLVLVDAETLVELARLENIVVNLII